The genomic stretch TTGAAGTAGATTAAAGTTTGCTTCTGTTTTGATTTATGGAAAGTCCTTGGCTTTATTGTCCTTGTTACAAGTTGTCTTTCATACTTTTCTTTGTTTATTTGATTTTGTTTGCTGGTATTCATATGGTTGTATGATGCTTTTATCATATAAAATGAATACACTTTTTCCTAGGCTActttatgaaacttctagttttATGTGTACTGCATATGTTCATATGGTTTTGCTAGTATGGTTTTTGTTAGTAGTGACCCACTGTCCCACTATTAGCTGTCACCTTTATGTTTTTGTTATTTTATATAATACTCCGGTGATAATGGACGATTTATGTGTTTGGCTGGAGTATAATGTGTGACTTCATACATTTTTGTCCTTTACTTTGGCTAATTTAGTATGCTGCATATTGGAAATTGATTCTACTTTATTTGCTTGAAGTGACGGCATCTTTTTTGGCTTTCGACGGTATCATTGGTATAATGGTGTTTGGTTTGTGCTGTTGTTAAGTATCCAATTTCACTATCGTTATATACATCGAGTTAGTATATACATAAAGTAAATGTCCAAtgattttaaatttattagttaGGGAGTAGCTACAGCATCTCTAATTGATTAAATTTTATTCGAAATCACATGTGAACACTTgacattttattgtaattaattaTATGTAATGTGATGAGACTTACCCACAGGAATCTTATTATATTTGTGTGATTAATTAGGATGTTATATTGAATTATGTTTCTTAATATCCCACAGGAGTTGAGAAATGAATATAATTTGCTAGTTTCATCATAAAGTTTAAGTTTTTTTTTATGCATCTAATTTGAGTAGACTTTAGCCCACATACAAGTTTATGTCACTAGATTCATATGAGCATAATTTACATTGGTAAGTTGTGATAAAGTTAGGTCTCAATTTTTGTTACTAAGCATATATATTTAAAATTTGCAGCAAGTTTACCTGGAAGTTCCTTTGATATCAAAATAGACGTTCCTGAATTAACTGGTGATAATTTTAAGGTGTGGAAGGAAAGAGTTCTATTGCATTTAGGATTCACGCGTTTCGATTATGCTATACAACACAATGAACCGGCTGAGGTAAAAGAAACTAGCACACCAGATGAAGTAAACCATCGTGAAAAGTGGGAGAAATCAAACTATATTTGCACGATGTTCATAAAGACAAAACTGTGTGCTAGTATCCGAGGTTCCGTCGAGCATCATACTAAAGTTCGAGACCTTCTTAAAGCAATAGATGAACAGTTTGAAACTTCTGATAAGGCTTTGGCGAGCACCTTAATTATGAAATTTACTTCTTTGAAGCTCAATGCCACTAAAGGAGTACGTGATTTCATCATGCGCATGAGGGATATTGCAGCCTAACTTAAGGTATTGGAAGTTACTATGTCTGACTCTTTCCTGGTACATTTCATTTTGTGTTCTCTCCCAGTACAATATGCCCCCTTTAAGATCTCTTACAATACACATAAGGATAGATGGTCTCTGAATGAATTATTGACCATGTGTGTTCAAGAGGAGGGTAGGTTGTTGTTGGAGGAGGACGAAAATAAAGGTGAACCTAACTACTAGTACTAATAAAGAATGATCTAGTACTAAGAAGGGTCACCATAAGGATAAGGGAAAGGGTAAGATATCTGTTGAGCCGACCATTAAGAAGAAGTCTTCATGTTTCTTCTGTAAAAAGAAGGGACATATGAAGAAAGACTGCATAAAGTTCAAAGCTTGGCTTAAAAAGAAAGGTAATTTTCATGCGTTTGTTTGTTATGAATCTAATATGGTTAATGTTATTCATAATACTTGGTGGATTGACTCTGGTACTACAATCCATGTTTCGAATACCTTGCAGGGTATGACAAACCTGCGGAAACCAGTGGCAAGTGAAAGCTCTATCTATTCAGGAAACCAGATAGGCTCGAACGTGGAGGCCGTAGGGACATGCAGTTTAGTTTTGAGTAGTggttttattttggttttggaaaAGACATTTTGTGTTCTGAATTTTGCTCggaatttaatttcaatttcaaGGCTTGTACCGTTTGgatttacctttaatttttcgAATTCTGGTTTCAGTATTTGCAAAAATTCTAAAGTTATTGGTTATGGTATTATGTCTAATAATTTATATcgtctttatttacaaaatgataCCACTCAAAACACTATGCATGTTAATACTGGTTTAAAAAGAAGTATTATGAATGAGGAGTCCTCTATGTTATGGCTGtgagaaataatctgtatacttcctttatgttcaaggattataacgaattttatgaagatgatactagtcataaaataaaaatacataaacaaaagtaaaggattcagaaataaccttcggtcctagcaaatactggctaagaacaatatcaaaatagatattcgcctatcagttgcacccaagatgctccgagaaatgcccttgattttgctagaatcgatccaaaattttctgtaaaatttagggttttgtgtttttactGATGAGAGGAGGCACAAAAATTGCTTAGGAAAAATTAGGTCAGAATGATAATCATCCCTCtctccctataaaccgtgtataaggAGTTAATTAGGGTAGATTATCTTCttttaattttcggccc from Silene latifolia isolate original U9 population chromosome 2, ASM4854445v1, whole genome shotgun sequence encodes the following:
- the LOC141641627 gene encoding uncharacterized protein LOC141641627; this encodes MVFASLPGSSFDIKIDVPELTGDNFKVWKERVLLHLGFTRFDYAIQHNEPAEVKETSTPDEVNHREKWEKSNYICTMFIKTKLCASIRGSVEHHTKVRDLLKAIDEQFETSDKALASTLIMKFTSLKLNATKGVRDFIMRMRDIAA